CATCACCACGTCGGCGTCCTTTACCGCCTCTTCCACCCGGCTGGTGGCCTCCGCCCCCATCTTCTCTATCTCGGGCGGCAGCAGGGTGGCCGGCCCGCACACCACCACGGAGGCGCCCATCTTCTTCAGGCCCCAGATGTTGGAGCGGGCCACCCGCGAGTGATAGACGTCACCGATGATGGCCACGCGCAAGCCTTCCAGGCGACCCTTTCTCTCCCTCATGGTGAACATATCCAGCAACCCCTGGGTGGGGTGCTCGTGCATGCCGTCTCCCCCGTTGATGACGGGGACATCCAGCACCCGGGCCAGAAAGTGGCACGACCCCGACACCGGGTGACGCATGATGACGCAGTCGGACCCCATCACCCGCAGGGTGCGGGCGGTGTCCTTGAGCGTCTCCCCCTTCTGCACGCTGGAGGTGGCGGTGGCGATGGACACCGTGTCCGCCGACATGTACTTGGCCGCCAGCTCGAAGGAAGTGCGGGTGCGCGTGCTCGCCTCGTAGAACAGGGTCACCACCGTCTTGCCCCGCAGGGTGGGAACCTTCTTGATGGGGCGGTAGATGATCTCCTTCATGGAGCCGGCCGTGTCCAGGATCAGCTCCACGTCCTCGCGGGGCATCTCTTCGAGGGCGAGGATGTCCCGGCTCTTCAGCTTCACCCCAAAATCCCCCTTTCCAGCTCAAAACCCCCCGGCCGGCCGGCCAGGGGGTTTCCCTCTGCCCTTGCCGGCCTCGCGGTGCCGTCTTAAAGGGCCTCAGCTCACCTCTTCGATTATTACCGCGTCTTCGTCGTCCGTCTCCCCCAGTTTCACGTGGATGATCTCCCGTCGTGAGGTGGGGACGTTCTTCCCCACGTAGTCTGCCCGGATGGGCAGCTCCCTGTGCCCCCGGTCGATGAGGACCGCCAGCTGGATGAGGGCGGGACGCCCCAGGTCCATGATGGCGTCCAGGGCCGCCCGCACCGTCCGCCCGGTATAGAGGACGTCGTCCACCAGCACCACTTTCCTCCCCTGGATCCCGAAGGGCACCTCCGTGCGGTGCACCACGGGGTGATCGGAACGCAGGGTCAGGTCGTCGCGATACAGGGTGATGTCCAGGCTCCCCACCGGAACCCGCCCTCCCTCGATGGCCTCGATCTGCGCCGCCAGCCGCTCCGCCAGGGGCACCCCGCGCCGCCGGATGCCCACCAGCACCAGCCCCTCGATCCCCTTGTTCTTCTCCAGGATCTCGTGGGCGATGCGGGTGATGGCCCGGCGCATGGCCTCTTCGTCCATGATGCGCGCCTTCTCGGTGACCAACTCCCTCCCCCTCCTTCCGCACCCCGGGGCACAAAAAACTTCTTGCCGACCAGCAAGAAGTTGTTCATGCCAGGATGCTCCTTGCCAGTCTCACGGGACCAGCTTAAAGGCAGGTTGTCCCCTGTACTCTACCACCGCCCCCCACCCCTGTCAAGCACGTCGATGGCGCCCTCGGGCCTCCTCCGGCATGCCGATCCACTCTGCCACCGCCGCTCCGAATTCCGCCGTGCTCACCGCTCGAGGGCTCTCCGCCGTGCGCGCCAGGTCAGGAGTCAGGGTACCGCCAGCGATCACCTCCTCCACTCCCGCGTAAACCAGCCGTGCCGCTTCACCCCAGCCCAGGTGCTCGAGCATCATGGCCCCGGACAGGATGAGGGAAGTGGGATTGGCCCTGCCCTGCCCTGCGTACCTGGGTACGGAGCCGTGGGTGGGTTCGAACACAGCCACCTCGTCCGACATGTTGGCGCCCGGCGCCACCCCCAGGCCGCCCACCAGGGCTGCGGCCGCATCCGAAAGGTAGTCGCCGTTCAGGTTGGGGGCCGCAATCACATCGTACTCCCCCGGCCGGGTGATCAGTTGCTGGAGCATGTTGTCGGCGATGCGATCCCTGATCACCAGCCGCGCACTCGCCGTCTCACCGGGCGTGTCCTCGCGCACCACCACTCCGCAAAACTCCTCTTCCGCCAGCTCGTACCCCCACCGGCAGAACGCCCCCTCGGTGTACTTCATGATGTTCCCCTTGTGCACCAGGGTGACGCTTCTGCGTCCCCGCTCCAGGGTGTACATGATCGCCTTCCTGACCAGCCGCCGCGAGGCTTCGCGGCTGATGGGTTTAATGCCCACGCCAGAATCTTCCCCGATCTTCACCCCCAGGCCGTCGGCCAGGAACTCCAGCAGGCGGCGCGCCTCGGGACTGCCGGCCGGCCACTCGATGCCCGCGTAGACGTCCTCGGTGTTCTCCCGGAATATGACCAGGTCCACCTGTTCGGGCCGCCGCAGGGGCGAAGGCAGCCCCCGGAACCAGCGCACGGGGCGAACGCAGGCGTAGAGGTCCAGGACCTGCCGTAACGCCACGTTCACGCTACGGAAGCCACCGCCCACCGGCGTGGTGAGCGGGCCCTTGATGGCCACCCGGCACCGGCGGAAGGCCTCCAGCGTGGCAGACGGCAGGTACTCTCCCGTCTCCCGCCAGGCGGATTCCCCGGCCTGAAGCGGCCACCACTGGATGCCCCTGGTCCCCCCGTAGGCACGCGCGACCGCTGCATCCAGCACGGGACGCGTTGCCTCCCATATCTCCGGGCCGATGCCGTCGCCGGCGATGAAGCCCACCACGGGGCGATCGGGCACCACCAGCCTGCCATTCTCCCAGCGGCAGAACTCCCCGCGTGGCATACTTCATGCCTCCAGGACGAGGCGGCCGTGGCGCCTGACGTGTTCCACCAGCCCGCCGTCGCGCAGAATGGCCAGCATCACCGGTGGAAGCGGGGTCACCCGCAGGTCGAACCCCTGCGTCACATCGGTCACCACACCGCGCTCGAGGTCCAAACGGAGCAGGTCCCCCGGGGCGATGCGGGAGGTGTCGCAGATCACCACCGGGAGCCCCACGTTGATGGCGTTCCGGAAGAAGATGCGGGCCATCGAGCGGGCCAGCACCGCGCCCACCCCGGCCAGCTTCATGATGGTGGGGGCGTGCTCGCGGCTGGATCCCAACCCGAAGTTGCGGCCCGCCACCACGAAGTCGCCCGGCCGGAGCCGCGCGGCGAACTCGGGATCGGCGTCCTCCAGCACGTGTTTGGCCAGTTCGCCCAGCTGGGAACGCAGGTGATAGTACCTGCCCGGTGCAATGTGATCCGTCGAGATGTCGTCACCGAACATATGGGCGCGGCCCTCCACGATCATCCCAGCACCTCCCTCGGGTCGGTGATAACCCCGCGCAGGGCAGTGGCGGCACAGGTAGCCGGAGAACCGAGATACACGGACGACCTGGGGTTGCCCATGCGGCCCTGGAAGTTGCGATTGGTGGTGGACAGGCACACCTCGTCGTCACCCAGGATGCCCAGGTGCACGCCGGCGCAGGGCCCGCAGCCGGGTGGAGATATGGCGGCCCCGGCCTCCACCAGGTCGGACAGCACCCCGAAGCGCATGGCCTCCGTGTACACCCGCCGGGAGGCGGGCATCACCAGCAGGCGCACCCCCGCGGCCACCTTCCTCCCCCGCAGGATGGCAGCCGCCGCGCGCAGATCCTCCAGGCGCCCGTTGGTGCACGAGCCGATGAACACCTGGTGCACGGGGGTGCGGGCCACCTCACTCACCGGGGCCACATTGTCTACCCGGTGGGGCTTCGCCACCACGGGCGCGAGCCGGGCGGCGTCCACCTCCACGCGCCGGGCATACACCGCATCGGGATCCGGCTCCAGTTCTCGCCAGGCCGCCTGCCGCCCCATGGCGGCCAGATACTCCCGGGTGACGCCATCGGAGGCCACCAGGCCCGTCTTGGCACCGGCCTCCACCGCCATGTTGCACAGCGTGAGCCGTCCGGACATATCCAGGGCCGCGATGGCGGGACCCCCGAACTCCAGGGCCTGATAGGTGGCGCCATCGGCCCCCAGGTGGCTGATGAGCCAGAGGATGAGGTCTTTGGCATAAACCCCGGGGGAAAATGCACCTCTCACCTCCACCCGCACGCTCTCGGGGACACGGAACCAGCTTTCCCCCAGGCCCATGGCCACGGCCACGTCGGTGGAGCCCATGCCGGTGGCAAAGACGGCCAGGGCCCCGGCCGTGCAGGTATGGGAATCCGCCCCCACCACCACCTGCCCGGGGCCTGCGCACTCCTCCACCACCACCTGGTGGCAGATGCCGGAGCCGCAATCGTACAGCCCGCATCCCGCCCGCCGCGCAAAATCCCGCAAAAAGACGTGGTCGTTGGACAGCTCCTTGCGCGGGCTGGGCAGCCCGTGGTCCAGGAACACCAGGGTCCGGTCGGGTTGCCGCGGGCCGGCCAGACCCATCGCCCCCAGCTGCCGCACGGCCAGAGGGCCGGTGCCATCGTGCATGAGGACCACGTCCACGGGCACCACGCCGAATTCCCCCGCCCGCAGGGATCGCCCTACCTTCTCCGACAGGATCTTCTCCGCCAGCGTCTGACCCAACCTGCCAACCTCCCCCCAGCCACGGGCACACGGTGAGTGAGTACGACTACTCCTGGGCTTCCGATCCCTGGTTGCTGACGGCCTGCTTCATCACCAGCCACGCGTTCCAGATGTGCCGGCGCATGGCTGCCTCCGCCTGATCGGGATCGCGGAGGCGTATGCACTTCAAGATCTCGGCGTGCTCGCCCACCAACTCCACCGCCCGTCCGGGCGTGGCAATGGTGCGGGCGCGGTAACGGTTGATGTGGTCGCGCATGGTCTCCAGGTGGCCGGTGGCGAACTTCAACCCGCTGGCCCTCTGGATGGCGGTGTGGAATTCCAGGCCTTCCACGTCCACCTCCTCAAAGCGGCTCTTGCGTGCTGACCGCTCGGTGGCCGCCAGAGTCCGCGCCATGCGGTCCACCTCCTCCGGGCCGGCCCGCAGGGCGGCGTACCTGGCCGCCAGCCCCTCCAGCGCCGCCCGGATGGCAAACACCTCCTCTATCTCGTCCCGGCTCAGGCCCACGACCTCCACCACCCCGGTGGCCAGCCGCCGCACAAACCCCTCCCGCTCCAGGAGTTGCAGGGCCTCACGCAGAGGGGTACGGCTCACCCCCAGCTGGTCGGCCAGCTGGCTGGCCACCAGCCTGGTCCCTACCGAGATCTCGCCCCGCACGATGGCCCTGCGCAGCAGGCGGTAGACCTCGTCCCGCCGGCTGCTCAGTTCCACCCGGGGCAGAACAGGCACGTCCATCCTGACCACCTCGCAACGAGTCATAACCCTGGTCATGGTCACGGTGTCCGGCAGATGCTGCATGAAACGTGCTGCATCCGGTATGCAGCATTCGCTGCCCCGGTGAGAATTCCTTCTTCCGGGCCCGATATTCACCAAAGGTCCCTCCGGGGCCACCGCCGAGGGCCTCATTCGGTGATGTGGAGGAGCCAGAACACCGTGCGGGCGTCCCAGCCCAGGTCCCAGGGGACGTGGTAACGGTCCCCGGTGTGGCTGTTTACCAGGGGGTAGCCAGCGGGGTCGTGGCCCACCACCAGCGAGACATGGCGGATTTCCCCGCCCTGCTCGTAGGCGATCACATCCCCTGGCTGCAGGCGGTAGACGGCACCCGCCGGCGCCATCCCCACCTCCGGGTAGCGGCCCCGGCCCACCAGCGCGGCGCGGCCGCTGTCGAGCAGGTAATACACCAGGTCTTCCGCCCGCACCCAGGCGCGGGTTCCCTTGCCGCCCGAGTATCGCCAGGTGTGGTCGGTGGAAAGGCCACCGGCATCGGGGTCACTCAGGATCTGGGAGACGAAGCTGGCGCAATCGCCCCCCAGGTAGCTGTAGTCCCGGTAGTTGCGGTTGTAATGCGAGTCCGGCCCGGCGGCCGGGCCGCAGTACCGGTCCGCATAACGGACGGCTGCCTCCCGGCGGTACTTTCCCCCCGCGGACGCCTGGTCCGTAGGCCGGCCGCCACCGTGCATCTGCCCGCCAGGCTGCGGCTGCCCGCCAGCCTGTGGCTGGGGGGTGGCCGGGGGCGGGGCGCGGGGTGCCCCTCCCTCGGCCACCACGGGGGACTCGTGCAGGGGATCGGAGAACCAGTCCCTGACCACCAGCCACTTGCCGTCACGCCGGGCGAACTGCATGACGTGCCAGGCTCCCACTCCGAAGGAACTGCTGGCGCCGGGGCTGCGACTGTGACGGCAGGTGATGCGCTCGGTGACACCCATCTCCAGCCAGGCCCGGGCCTGCTCTACCTCGGCCCGGGCCACCCGCACGTGCACCTGCACTCTCTCGATGCCCACCTGCCGGGCGGCTGCCCAGGCGGAGAGGTGAGCGATGCGGGTGCCGTCGTGCTCGCGCGACCAGCGACCCACCTCGCGGTCCTCATCGTAGAAGGCTTCCACGGGGGTGGGATCTCCTACCAACAGCCCGGCGGCACGGGCATGGTAGAGGGCCCAAACCGTGTGAACCAGGTCGGCCGGTGCGGCCAGGCCGGGGACCACCACCACCTCGCAGCTGGCCGCCTCTGCCGGCCCCCCCGCCTGAATGCCCAGGCTGGCCGCCATGGCCACCCCCAGCAACCCCAAGCCCAGACTGACCGGGCCGGGCCAACGACGGGCTGGACGTGCGGACGACGAAATCGACCCCGGCGCCGGGCCGGACGCCGCACCCCCGTGATCGCCCCGGTCCGCGCGCATGCGCTCCAGCACTGCGGCGCGCCCGCGACCGGGGGCGCGCAGGATCCAGCCCCAGGTGAGGGCGAGCCAGGCCGCCCCCAGCGCCCAGCCCCCCAGCACATCGCTGGGATAGTGGACTCCCAGGTACACCCGGCTGAGCCCAATCCCCACCGCAACCAGCAGCAAGGGGACCCGGAGCCACCGCCATCGGGGCGCGAGCCGGCCCACCAGCAAAACCAGGTACCCGTACAGGACGAAGCTCACGAAGGAATGGCCGCTGGGAAAGCTGTACCCGCCCGCCGAGACCAGGTGGGGCAGTTCGGGCCGGGGACGGTGCACGAGCACCTTCAGGACCGTCTCGAACAGCCACCCCAGCCCCACCGTGCCGGCCAGCCCTCCCGCGCAGGTGCGGTATCCCCGGTCGAGGAGCCAGGCCGTCGTCAGACACACCTGAGCGATTACGGCCGGGGCGGAACCCAAAGCCGTCAGAAAGAGCATGAGCGGGAACGCCCCCGCGGGGACCAGGCTCCCCACCAGGGCAAAGCCCCGCGCATCCACCACCTGCCACCAGGCCAACGCCGCCCTTCACCCGTCCGCCCGGCCCATCCCTAGATTATGAGCAGCGCAGGCACCCATCTCCACGTACGCCCAGCGACCGGCGCCGAGGATCGCCGCCTCGCGACCGCACCAAGGGCGAGGGCACCAACGCCACCGCTCCCCGGTCAGCGGAAGAGGACTTCGGCCACCCGCTCCAGCATCCCGAGGCCCTGCACTTCGGTTTCGAAGAGAGGTATGACGGCCCGCACGTCGGGGAACAGCTCCCTGATCTGCCCCAGGTACTCCTGCTGCATCATCACCCGGTTGAGCACGAACTCCGACGTGCTGGCGGAGAGGACTCCGGGATCGATGACGCCGTTGACCACCACGCCCCCCACCGGGATGCCGAAGTCGTGGAACCAGCCGATGAAGCGCCTGATCACCGCGATGGGCAGGGCCTCCGGCAGGGTGACGAAGTAGAAGGCCGTACGGGAAGCGTCGGTGAGCAGGCGGTTGGCCTGGCCGATGCGACCCCGGAAGGAGACCAGGTAGTCCATGAGGGGGTCCTTTTCCTGCCGCTTGCGGAAGGAGAGGGCCAGCCGCATGGCCTGGGCCTCCTTGCGGCTCTCCATCATCTTCTCCACCCAGAGGGAGTAAACTTTGGACATGCCCAGCAACCGGCGGGCGTTGGCGGTGGGGGCGGTGTCGAAGACGTAGACCTCGTACTTGTCCTCGAACATGATGTTGATCATGTTCTCGAACATGGCCGACTCCTCGAAGGAGGGGTTCATGGTGGCGGTCTCCACGAAGGCATCCGACTCGGTGGGAATGTCCGCGTACTTGAGGAACCAGCGGATCTTCTCCCGGATCTCGTCCTTGGAACGCTTGATGGTGTCGGCGGTATCGATCTCGTACGCGTAAAACCCCGGCACCCCCGCCACCTGGCGCTCGGCCCCGAACACGTTCTGGCCCAGCAGGGCGGAAAGGCTGTGCACGGGGTTGGTGGAGGCGAGCAGGGTCTTACGGCCCTGGCGGGCATACCAGAGGGCGGCAGCTCCCGCCATGACCGTCTTGCCCACCCCACCCTTACCACCGAAGAACACATACTTCAGGTCGGGGTGCCCCCGGGTAAATGCCACCAGGCTCTCCCTGACGAGTTCCTCTGCTGGAATGAACGAAACCTGTGCTGCTGCTGTGTTCACTCCAGACACCCCCCCGAGTTGCCGAACAGGACGCCGGCCATCTTGTCGATCATGATCATGCCCCGGATGTCCCTCTCCATCTCCGGCACCTGGGCCAGGATGCGCCCGGCGAACTCCCGGTGGATGCGATCCATGTTGCCCCTCTGCATCAGGATGCGGTTGCGCAGGTACTCGGGGATGTCCTGCTCCAGCAGGGCGGGCGGCACCACCCGGTTGACCACATAACCTCGGATGGGCACCTCATACTTGCTGAACAGTCCGGCCGCCTTGATGGTGTCCTCGATGACCATCTCCTCCGGCGTCACTACGAAGAAAAACGCCGTACGCTGGGGATCGGTCAGGATGGAGGACGACTTGTTGATGCGGTCGCGGATGTAGATGAGCTCGTTCAGGATGCGGTCCTCTTCGGTCTCCTTCTCCCGGCGGATGGTGGCCACCACGGCATCGTACTTGCGCATCTCCTCCCGCAGCCCGGTGATCCTGGTGATCCAGGCGTCATACACCGAAGCCATGCTCAGGTAGTAGAGGGCGTGGCCCAGGGGCACCAGGTCGTAGATGTAGTAGTCGTAGCCCCCCTTGACCACGATGTCCACCACCTGGTCGAAGATGGCGCTCTCCTCCATGGCCGGCTCTGCCGACGCGGCCCGGATGTAGTTTTCGATCTCGTCCGGGATCTGGTCCATGCCATACATATCCCGGATCTTCTGGCGCACCTCTTCCTGGTACTCGGCGATGCGCCGGTCGGCGTCGATCTCGCAGGCGTAGAGGTTGGGTCCGATCTCCACCTCGCCCCTGCCGAAGATGTCCCGTTCGAAAATGTCCGAGAGGGAAGCCTGGGGGTCCACCGAGAACACCAGCACCCGATAGCCGCGCTCCGCCAGCCAGTGAGCGGCGGCAGCCGAAAAGGTGGTCTTGCCCAGGCCGCCCTTGCCCCCGAACATGATGTAGCGGATGTCGGGGTTGTCCCGGAAAAACTGGGCCAGCGACAACGCCTAGCAACCTCCCTTTCGATCCCGATTCAGCAGCGGTGGGATCCCGTCCCGGCCGCATCAGTAGATGGCGTCGGTGAGGTCCTTCTCCCTCAACATGCGCCGCTTCCAGGTGGCAACCTGGGGCACCACGTAGGGCAGCAGGCGGAGGGAGTAATAGGGGGGCAGGATGGGAACCCCCAGGAGATCCCCCATGGTGATGAGGATGAAAAGGTGCTCCATGCTGGAGCGCGTCTTGAGGGCGAAGCGGGCCATGTCGTGGGCGGCCATGCCGTAGATGAACTCCTTGACCGCGGACCCCACCGTCTCGCGGGGGGCCTGCTCCCCGCCGCCGGCCTTCCCGGCCGCAGCATCAGGTTGGCTCCCCTCCGATCCAGCCTGGCCCGGGCCGGCCGCCCCCGGGCCCGCACCTCGTTTCCAGAAGCGCATGGATTATCCCCTTTCCCGGAGGCGGGACCGGGGGTTGCCCTCCGGCGGCCCCACACCGATCGACCGCGGGGGCACCCCCGGCTCCCGCCCACGAAGACTAGTCGGCGGTGCTGGCGGTCTGCCCCGCCTGCGCCCCGGCTGCGGCAGGACGGCTGGTGAAGAACACGCGCAGGCCATCCACCACCAGCACCAGGGCCGCCAGCACCAGCAGGAAGGCGATCACGCCCGAGATGTAGTTACCGCCCACCGCCACAGCCACGGTCTGCCCCGCCGGAGGCTTGATCTTCCCCGCCAGGAGCAAAGCCGGGGCCTTGAACAGCTTGATCCCCGTCATGAGCAGGGCGACGACCGTGGTTATGAACATGAAGAGCATAGGCCAGAAAGTGAAGTGCCAGTTGCGCCCCGACTGCTTCAGCCAGATGGAGACCAGCATGAGGGCCAGGGCGGCCATGAGCTGGTTGGAGCCGCCGAACAGGGTCCAGATATACTGCCACGTCCCGGTGGCGATCAGGGCCCAGCAGATGATGGCAACCAGGGCCGCGGTCACGTACATGTTGCGCATCACGGGGACATAGTCGCCCAGCAGCTCCGTGGTGGAGAGGCGCGCCACCCGCAGGACCAGCTGCATGACGGTGATGGCCAGGATCACGTACATGGCGCCGGCAAATGCCTTGCCGAACTCCGGGGAGATGCCCAGGAAGCTGAGCAGGCCCGACATGCCGGTGGCGAAGATGAAGGCGGGACCCTTGCCCAGGGCCTCCTTGTAGCCGGCGAAGCTGGCGAAGGTGGCGGCGGCGATAATGATGGACAGGACGGCCAGCACCATCTCCGAGATCATGGACCCGGCCCCCACGTAGCGGGCATCGATTTCCTTCTCCAGCTGGCGGGCGCTGCCCGAGCTGGACACCAGGCTGTGCCATCCCGAGATGGCACCACAGGCCACGGTGACGAACAGAAGCGGCCAGATGGACCCCAGAGGGATGGTCCACTGGGTGAACGCCGGGATCGTGAAGCTGGGATGCCCCACCAGGACGCCGATGCCGGCCCCGATCATCCCCAGGAACACCAGGTAGAACGAGATGTAGTTGATGGGCTGGCCATACAGCCAGATGGGCAGCACCGCACCGGCGTACGAGAATGCCAGCGCGAACAGAACCCAGGCCACGGGCGATGCCTTGACGGGAAGGCTGGTGCCCAGCCAGATGGCCAGCAGGGCCAGCACCACCATGCCCAGCGTGGTGTACAGGATGTCGGCATGCTTGCGGTAGATCAGGTAGCCGGCCCCCAACCCGACGATCACCAGGGCCACGATGGCCACCGGCACGGAGGGCACGGCCGCCATCATGTCGCCCACGATCTTCCCGAAGGCTGCCACGATGAGGATCAGGTAGAAGAAAATGAAGGCCAGGAGGGTGATGCGGCCCCGGGGAGAAATGAGGCGGTAGCTCAGGGCGCCGAAAGTCTGCCCCTCGTTGCGCACCCCGATCATGACGCTGGTGTAGTCCTGGACCCAACCGATGAGCATGGTCCCGAAGATCACCCAGAGGAAGGCAGGTAACCATCCCCATTGCATGGCTATGATGGGACCGGTGACCGGGCCCAGGGCGGCGATGGATTTGAACTGGTAACCGAAGAGGACGTGCCTGCTGGTGGGCATGAAGTCGACCCCGTCCATGTAAAGCCGGGCCGGGGTAGCCTTGCGGGGGTCAGCCTGGATGATGCGCTGGTCGACGTAGCGAGCGTAGACGTAGTACGTGAACAGACCTGCCGCCAGGGACAGAATGAGCGCAAGCGCACTGTTCACCGTTTACCCGCTCCTTTCTACTGATTTCCGGCTGCCCAACCTGCTTTCTTCACTCCTGCTGTTCATTACCACCCCCCGTCCAGAGTTTACAGTACAGTCATACTCCTCTCAAGGGCAAGGGAATGAGCAACACAGGGCGGGCACGAATGACACGGGAACGAACCTGAACGCTGCCTGCTCAGATCCCCAGGGCGGTGCGGACGGGAACGATGTACGTCCGTCCCACCGGCACCCGGACCCTGGCGCCGTCCTCGAGGGTGAGTATGACCGACCCGCTGACCCAGGGAGACACTTCTACCACCCGGTGAAGGTTCACAATGTAACTCCGGTGCACCCGCATGAACTGGGGAGGCAGCCGTCCCTCCAGCTCCTGCAGGCTGAGGCGGGACACGTATTCCTGGCCACAGGCGCGGACCAGGCAGTGCTTGCCCCGGGCGCGCACGTACACGAGGGACTCGGGACGCAGGAAGCGAATGCACCCATCTCCGAGGACGGGGATGGGAACGGGGTTACGCGCCCGGAGGCGTATCAGCAACCGTTCCCGCGTGCGCAGCAGGGAGCGCAGCACCTGTTGGGGCTCAAAGGGCTTCAATATGTAGTCCGCGGCACCCACCCCGAAGGCCTGCACGGCGTAGCTCTCGTAGGCGGTGGCGAACACCACCGCCGGAGGCCGGCCCAGCTGCCCCAGGGTGCTGGCCAGGTCCATGCCGCTCAGACCGGGCATGCGCACATCCAGGTACACCACGTCGGGACGGCAGCGCACGATGGCGGCCAGGGCCTCCTGAGCGGAGGCCGCCTCCGCCACCACTTCCGCCAGCCCCGTCTCCTCCAGCAGGTGGCGCAACTCCCCCCGGGCCGGGGGCTCGTCGTCAGCTACCACCACCCGCAGCCTGGAGTGAGCCATCCTCCCACTTCCCCGCCCCACGGGCGTCTACGGACGAAAGGGGGATGACCAGCGTTACCGCCGTACCCTTCCCCGG
This portion of the Bacillota bacterium genome encodes:
- a CDS encoding TRC40/GET3/ArsA family transport-energizing ATPase; this encodes MSLAQFFRDNPDIRYIMFGGKGGLGKTTFSAAAAHWLAERGYRVLVFSVDPQASLSDIFERDIFGRGEVEIGPNLYACEIDADRRIAEYQEEVRQKIRDMYGMDQIPDEIENYIRAASAEPAMEESAIFDQVVDIVVKGGYDYYIYDLVPLGHALYYLSMASVYDAWITRITGLREEMRKYDAVVATIRREKETEEDRILNELIYIRDRINKSSSILTDPQRTAFFFVVTPEEMVIEDTIKAAGLFSKYEVPIRGYVVNRVVPPALLEQDIPEYLRNRILMQRGNMDRIHREFAGRILAQVPEMERDIRGMIMIDKMAGVLFGNSGGCLE
- a CDS encoding carbon starvation CstA family protein, whose protein sequence is MNSALALILSLAAGLFTYYVYARYVDQRIIQADPRKATPARLYMDGVDFMPTSRHVLFGYQFKSIAALGPVTGPIIAMQWGWLPAFLWVIFGTMLIGWVQDYTSVMIGVRNEGQTFGALSYRLISPRGRITLLAFIFFYLILIVAAFGKIVGDMMAAVPSVPVAIVALVIVGLGAGYLIYRKHADILYTTLGMVVLALLAIWLGTSLPVKASPVAWVLFALAFSYAGAVLPIWLYGQPINYISFYLVFLGMIGAGIGVLVGHPSFTIPAFTQWTIPLGSIWPLLFVTVACGAISGWHSLVSSSGSARQLEKEIDARYVGAGSMISEMVLAVLSIIIAAATFASFAGYKEALGKGPAFIFATGMSGLLSFLGISPEFGKAFAGAMYVILAITVMQLVLRVARLSTTELLGDYVPVMRNMYVTAALVAIICWALIATGTWQYIWTLFGGSNQLMAALALMLVSIWLKQSGRNWHFTFWPMLFMFITTVVALLMTGIKLFKAPALLLAGKIKPPAGQTVAVAVGGNYISGVIAFLLVLAALVLVVDGLRVFFTSRPAAAGAQAGQTASTAD
- a CDS encoding LytTR family DNA-binding domain-containing protein, producing the protein MAHSRLRVVVADDEPPARGELRHLLEETGLAEVVAEAASAQEALAAIVRCRPDVVYLDVRMPGLSGMDLASTLGQLGRPPAVVFATAYESYAVQAFGVGAADYILKPFEPQQVLRSLLRTRERLLIRLRARNPVPIPVLGDGCIRFLRPESLVYVRARGKHCLVRACGQEYVSRLSLQELEGRLPPQFMRVHRSYIVNLHRVVEVSPWVSGSVILTLEDGARVRVPVGRTYIVPVRTALGI